A portion of the Stigmatella aurantiaca DW4/3-1 genome contains these proteins:
- a CDS encoding Ppx/GppA phosphatase family protein, with translation MPRFATIDVGTNSVLLLVADRTPEGRFVPVLERAEITRLGRGVDQNRRLSQEGMEATLEVLTAFAQEARALGAEGIAVSATSAARDAQNGQEFLDAAQQRAGVSVEIISGQMEAQLSFSSVHMDFAQETAGPLLVIDIGGGSTEFIYGNKAGKVDFRVSLDVGSVRITERFIQKDPLSSREREAITSFLQTSFSTLPAPPPASSLVGVAGTVTTLFTVQHRIEPYDALRVQGGTLLRSEVEGLADQLCGLPLEARRALPGLQPKRADVIPAGALILLEALRALKIDRCRVSDRGLRWGLLAHRFGAV, from the coding sequence ATGCCTCGCTTTGCCACCATTGATGTGGGCACCAACTCCGTTCTTCTCCTCGTGGCGGACCGCACCCCGGAAGGCCGCTTCGTGCCCGTGCTCGAACGCGCCGAAATCACCCGCTTGGGCCGCGGGGTGGACCAGAACCGCCGCCTGTCCCAGGAGGGAATGGAGGCCACGCTCGAGGTCCTGACGGCCTTCGCCCAAGAGGCCCGCGCCCTGGGCGCCGAGGGCATCGCCGTCTCCGCCACCAGCGCCGCGCGAGACGCTCAGAATGGCCAGGAGTTCCTGGACGCCGCCCAGCAACGCGCGGGCGTATCGGTGGAGATCATCTCCGGGCAGATGGAGGCCCAGCTCTCGTTCTCCTCGGTCCACATGGACTTCGCCCAGGAGACGGCGGGCCCCTTGCTCGTCATCGACATCGGCGGCGGCTCCACCGAGTTCATCTACGGAAACAAGGCCGGCAAGGTGGACTTCCGCGTCAGCCTTGACGTGGGCTCCGTCCGCATCACCGAGCGCTTCATCCAAAAGGATCCCCTCTCCTCCCGGGAGCGCGAGGCCATCACGTCCTTCTTGCAGACCTCCTTCTCCACCCTGCCCGCCCCGCCCCCGGCCTCGTCCTTGGTGGGCGTGGCGGGCACGGTGACCACCCTCTTCACGGTGCAGCACCGCATCGAGCCGTATGACGCCCTTCGCGTCCAGGGCGGCACCCTGCTGCGCTCCGAGGTGGAAGGGCTCGCGGACCAGCTCTGTGGCCTGCCGCTGGAGGCGCGCCGCGCCCTTCCCGGGCTACAGCCCAAGCGTGCCGACGTCATCCCCGCGGGGGCGCTCATCCTCCTGGAGGCCTTACGGGCCCTGAAGATCGACCGCTGCCGCGTGAGCGACCGCGGCTTGCGCTGGGGGCTGCTGGCACACCGCTTCGGAGCCGTCTGA
- a CDS encoding spinster family MFS transporter, whose protein sequence is MSLTPAVASPPAPEPSIRAGYALFVLTLINLVNYLDRYIVSSALPAIQAEFGINNTQSGLLGTVFIVVFMLASPLGGYLGDRIPRKLLVAVGVLLWSLATGASGLASSFIALLVARAFIGIGEAGYGAVAPSIISDLYPRDQRTRVLSFFYIAIPVGAAMGYGLGGWLTTSYSWHVAFYAGGVPGLILGFLAFFMPEPRRGAMDEPGARIKMPFKEGLAGLASNKAFWATTLGYTLMTFSIGGLGFWMPTYMEKARGMPGDRASFLFGAITATAGLLGTLAGGWLGDRLDRKREGGGLGMSGVGLLLAAPCMFVAVNLESEPAMFATIALAQFFIFLNSGPINAAIVNCVPPAFRAFAMGLNVLCIHLLGDAISPTLIGKVADLSNLTTAIEWNALPVLLGGFALLVGAKLFRVASPLPR, encoded by the coding sequence ATGAGCCTCACCCCCGCGGTGGCTTCCCCCCCTGCGCCGGAGCCGTCCATCCGCGCAGGCTACGCGCTGTTCGTCCTCACCCTCATCAACCTGGTCAACTACCTCGACCGGTACATCGTCTCCAGCGCGCTGCCCGCCATCCAAGCCGAGTTCGGCATCAACAACACGCAGTCGGGCCTGCTCGGCACCGTTTTCATCGTGGTGTTCATGCTGGCCTCGCCCCTGGGCGGCTATCTCGGGGACAGGATTCCCCGCAAGCTGCTGGTGGCCGTGGGCGTCCTGTTGTGGAGCCTCGCCACGGGGGCCTCCGGACTGGCCTCCTCCTTCATTGCCCTGCTCGTGGCGCGTGCCTTCATCGGCATTGGAGAGGCGGGCTACGGGGCAGTCGCCCCCTCCATCATCTCGGACCTCTACCCCCGGGATCAGCGCACCCGGGTGCTCTCGTTCTTCTACATCGCCATCCCCGTGGGCGCGGCGATGGGTTACGGCTTGGGAGGGTGGCTCACGACGAGCTACTCCTGGCACGTGGCCTTCTACGCGGGCGGCGTGCCGGGGCTCATTTTGGGGTTCCTGGCCTTCTTCATGCCCGAGCCCCGGCGAGGGGCCATGGACGAGCCCGGGGCCCGGATCAAGATGCCCTTCAAGGAGGGCCTGGCGGGGCTGGCCAGCAACAAGGCCTTCTGGGCCACCACCTTGGGCTACACGCTGATGACGTTCTCGATCGGCGGCCTGGGCTTCTGGATGCCCACCTACATGGAAAAGGCCCGGGGCATGCCAGGGGACAGGGCCAGCTTCCTCTTTGGCGCCATCACGGCCACGGCGGGCCTGCTGGGCACCTTGGCCGGGGGGTGGCTCGGAGACCGTCTGGACCGCAAGCGCGAAGGCGGTGGCCTGGGGATGTCCGGCGTGGGGCTGCTGCTCGCGGCGCCGTGCATGTTCGTGGCGGTCAACCTGGAATCGGAGCCGGCGATGTTCGCCACCATCGCCCTGGCGCAGTTCTTCATCTTCCTCAACAGCGGCCCCATCAACGCGGCCATCGTCAACTGCGTGCCGCCCGCGTTTCGCGCCTTCGCCATGGGGCTCAACGTGCTCTGCATTCACCTGCTCGGCGACGCCATCTCCCCCACGCTCATCGGGAAGGTCGCCGACCTGTCCAACCTCACCACCGCCATCGAATGGAATGCGCTGCCGGTGCTGCTCGGCGGCTTCGCGTTGCTGGTTGGCGCCAAGCTGTTTCGCGTGGCGTCGCCCCTGCCGCGTTGA
- a CDS encoding S8 family serine peptidase: MTKSVTRPLGTGVRARSAKTLGAVWIMAALACEGPSNTTSTHQQAEGYRADASAHKVQISAAQAMQLEKSGAKFQVIGDYGSFKLVQADDQTLAALPGSSDVQLRDNYNDILLNAGVINTASAHGQSLRGMRPLASGKGLHIVQFAGPVKPEWYKELEQTGVRVVTYIPNNAYIVYGDAAALNKLDSHIRTSRVIQWNSDYLNDFKLDPTAYKSETPTFQVQLVKDAEANEATLGLIRQLQSRGGKIRESQGYVNVVAYLTRQDLFAIAERPDVISIQPYFTPKKVDERQDMILAGQLTGNGPTGPGYLAWLQSKGFNTSQIADFGVDVSDSGLDNGTQTPNHFGLYASGNVSNTSRVAYNRLEGTPNSGSTIQGCDGHGTLNSHIVMGYVAQSGAPHADSLGFAYGLGVAPFVKVGSSVVFDPGSFTDPVYEDLQSRAYNDGMRVSSNSWGASSNLYTADAQAYDALVRDAQPEGSAHATPGNQEMVILFAAGNSGSSANTVGTPGTAKNIITVGASENVHPFGGADACSTGDNEADSARDMAGFSSRGPTSDGRKKPDIVAPGTHVSGGVAQTEGQRANPPASPLGDANPCFDATGVCAGYNSDFHPAGQEWYSASTGTSHSTPAVAGGAALVRQYFINKGITPPSAAMTKAYLLNSASYMTGTGANDNLFSNSQGMGLMDLGFAFDGTQRLLTDQTAENLFTATGQTRTIEGTISDSTKPFRVTLAWTDAPGATSGSAWKNNLDLTVTVGGKTYNGNVFEKGVSIVGGTVDERNNVESVFLPAGVTGNYTIKVTAANINSDGVPANGSALDQDFALVAYNSCTDAGEVPTGVTATVSGDNKIDVSWTTNTSASYAIYRATTAGGPYTRLASATASPYTDTTVSGGTTYYYVVRGVECAESANSNEASVTATGVCTLPPTFAGVSSVANAAADTCGTTVSWGAGSAACGGTVSYSIYRSTIQGFTPSSANRIASGVTGTSFSDTANLSQGTTYYYVVRAVESGVAATPVEETNTVEKSAAPTGVITPGARFFDDLDSNRPANAAAYWIASATLGNANTINLVSGCHYQSATSAYRFGAASTTCGGTYPISTDATLSLGGNGSVSPSINGFNIDALASDAKMTFNLWYAFEKDYDGAYLAYSTTAANGPWTAISDTVSTTQPYIAAGGYDGALRSNSTIRIWTTQNTGANGALKAVTVNLKALAGKKVWFAFRFYADNLYNYEGVYVDDVRLNADIIASCTTSTPPPGPAVSYKITDLPATAQAGSPVTFTVTALDAVGQTATSYTGTASFQSSDAQAVLPANTAFTAGVASGVGITFKTLGKQTVTATDTSTSSITGNGSTTVTPGAPAGITFTVQPTNVGAGVSITPAVKVGLVDAFGNAVTTGTNKITVALGNNPTGANLTGTATVAAVAGVATFTGLSLDKVGVGYTLTATVEGIAGATATSAAFSVVPGPAAKLAFIQQPANGPVGILAPVQVAVQDKFGHTTTSTANVTIALDANPAGGTLTGTTTVAAVAGVATFSTLKITKIGAGYTLAATSGSLTKAVSSPFDLGAAPPYRALFTVQPSNTTAGTPISPAVQVTLYDEFGNLSTGATIPVSIALASNPSGASLNGVTTVVPVNGVAVFDDLEVDRAGSNYTLVAGASGLYPDTSRGFNVAPGDGGAVTKLVFRAAPSTVVAGETLSAVQVELQDAQGRVITGGAHTVTLHLGVNPTGVPLLGATSASTVNGVATFDDLSLRKAGTGYTLRASAATFQSATSAAFTVTPAAAASYKLAFPASVPAGTDVTLTATAYDAYRNVATPYAGAAKVTSTDAAATFPANVQFADGKASFTVKFATGGLNTITVTDATLETLSASVQTNTTTTSTGDGGGDGGGDDDDDDSGCSATSGTDASIYLGLLVLAKYALGRRRRGQLAA; encoded by the coding sequence ATGACGAAATCAGTAACCCGTCCGCTCGGAACGGGCGTTCGTGCGCGCAGCGCGAAGACGCTCGGAGCGGTATGGATCATGGCGGCACTGGCCTGCGAAGGGCCAAGCAACACCACCTCCACTCACCAGCAGGCCGAGGGGTACCGGGCGGATGCGTCTGCCCACAAGGTGCAGATCAGCGCGGCCCAGGCCATGCAGCTGGAGAAGAGCGGCGCCAAGTTCCAGGTAATTGGCGACTACGGCTCCTTCAAGCTCGTGCAGGCCGATGATCAGACGCTGGCCGCTCTGCCCGGGTCGTCTGATGTGCAGCTTCGCGACAACTACAACGACATCCTGCTGAACGCCGGCGTCATCAACACGGCTTCGGCGCATGGCCAGTCCCTGCGTGGGATGCGGCCGCTGGCCTCCGGCAAGGGCCTGCACATCGTGCAGTTCGCCGGTCCCGTGAAGCCCGAGTGGTACAAGGAGCTCGAGCAGACGGGCGTCCGGGTTGTCACCTACATCCCCAACAACGCGTACATCGTCTACGGGGATGCGGCGGCGCTGAACAAGCTGGACTCGCACATCCGCACCTCGCGCGTCATCCAGTGGAACAGCGACTACCTGAACGACTTCAAGCTGGACCCGACCGCCTACAAGTCCGAGACGCCGACCTTCCAGGTCCAGCTCGTCAAGGACGCCGAGGCGAACGAGGCGACGCTGGGGCTCATCCGCCAGCTGCAGTCGCGCGGTGGGAAGATCCGTGAGAGCCAGGGCTACGTCAACGTGGTGGCGTACCTGACCCGGCAGGATCTCTTCGCAATTGCCGAGCGCCCGGACGTCATCTCCATTCAACCGTACTTCACGCCCAAGAAGGTCGACGAGCGGCAGGACATGATCCTCGCCGGCCAGCTCACCGGCAACGGCCCCACGGGCCCGGGCTACCTGGCGTGGCTCCAGTCCAAGGGGTTCAACACGTCCCAGATCGCCGACTTCGGCGTGGACGTGAGCGACAGCGGCCTCGACAACGGCACGCAGACGCCCAACCACTTCGGCCTGTACGCCAGCGGCAATGTCAGCAATACCAGCCGCGTCGCCTACAACCGCCTGGAAGGCACGCCGAACTCCGGCAGCACCATCCAGGGTTGTGACGGCCACGGTACCCTGAACTCGCACATCGTCATGGGCTACGTCGCCCAGAGCGGTGCGCCGCACGCGGACTCGCTGGGCTTTGCCTACGGCCTGGGCGTGGCGCCCTTCGTGAAGGTGGGCTCGTCGGTGGTGTTCGACCCGGGCAGCTTCACGGATCCGGTGTACGAGGACCTCCAGTCGCGCGCCTACAACGATGGCATGCGCGTCAGCAGCAACAGCTGGGGGGCCAGCTCCAACCTGTACACCGCGGATGCGCAGGCCTACGACGCGCTGGTGCGCGATGCCCAGCCGGAAGGCTCGGCGCACGCCACGCCTGGCAACCAGGAGATGGTCATCCTGTTCGCCGCGGGCAACTCCGGCTCGTCCGCGAACACGGTCGGCACCCCGGGTACCGCGAAGAACATCATCACGGTCGGCGCTTCCGAGAACGTCCACCCCTTCGGTGGCGCGGACGCGTGTTCCACGGGTGACAACGAGGCGGACTCCGCGCGCGACATGGCGGGCTTCTCCAGCCGTGGCCCCACCTCGGACGGCCGCAAGAAGCCGGACATCGTGGCGCCCGGTACCCACGTCTCGGGCGGTGTGGCCCAGACCGAAGGCCAGCGCGCCAACCCCCCGGCCTCGCCGCTGGGTGACGCGAACCCCTGCTTCGATGCCACCGGCGTGTGCGCTGGCTACAACAGCGACTTCCACCCGGCCGGCCAGGAGTGGTACTCGGCCTCGACCGGTACCAGCCACTCCACCCCGGCAGTGGCGGGTGGCGCGGCGCTGGTCCGCCAGTACTTCATCAACAAGGGCATCACGCCGCCCAGCGCGGCGATGACGAAGGCCTACCTGCTCAACTCCGCCAGCTACATGACGGGGACGGGGGCCAACGACAACCTCTTCTCCAACAGCCAGGGCATGGGTTTGATGGACCTGGGCTTCGCCTTTGACGGCACCCAGCGTCTGCTGACCGACCAGACGGCGGAGAACCTCTTCACCGCGACGGGTCAGACCCGCACCATCGAGGGGACGATCTCGGATTCGACCAAGCCCTTCCGCGTGACGCTGGCGTGGACGGACGCGCCGGGCGCCACGAGCGGCAGCGCGTGGAAGAACAACCTGGACCTCACGGTCACCGTGGGCGGCAAGACCTACAATGGAAACGTCTTCGAGAAGGGCGTCTCCATCGTGGGTGGCACGGTGGATGAGCGCAACAACGTCGAGAGCGTGTTCCTGCCCGCGGGCGTGACGGGCAACTACACCATCAAGGTGACGGCGGCGAACATCAACTCGGACGGCGTGCCGGCCAATGGCTCGGCGCTGGACCAGGACTTCGCGCTCGTTGCCTACAACAGCTGCACGGACGCGGGCGAAGTGCCCACCGGCGTGACGGCCACCGTGTCGGGCGACAACAAGATCGACGTGAGCTGGACGACGAACACCTCCGCCAGCTACGCCATCTACCGCGCCACCACGGCGGGCGGGCCCTACACCCGTCTGGCCTCCGCGACGGCGTCTCCCTACACCGACACCACCGTCTCGGGCGGCACCACGTACTACTACGTGGTCCGCGGCGTCGAGTGCGCGGAGTCGGCCAACTCCAACGAGGCCTCGGTCACCGCCACCGGCGTGTGCACGCTGCCTCCCACGTTCGCGGGCGTGTCCTCCGTGGCCAACGCGGCGGCGGACACCTGCGGCACCACGGTGAGCTGGGGTGCGGGCAGCGCGGCCTGCGGCGGCACGGTGAGCTACAGCATCTACCGCAGCACCATCCAGGGCTTCACCCCGTCCAGTGCCAACCGCATCGCCTCGGGCGTTACCGGCACCAGCTTCTCGGACACGGCGAACCTGTCCCAGGGGACCACCTACTACTACGTGGTCCGCGCCGTGGAGTCGGGCGTGGCCGCGACCCCGGTCGAGGAGACGAACACCGTTGAGAAGTCCGCTGCCCCCACGGGTGTCATCACCCCGGGCGCTCGCTTCTTCGACGACCTGGACAGCAACCGTCCGGCGAACGCGGCCGCGTACTGGATTGCCTCGGCGACCCTGGGCAACGCGAACACGATCAACCTCGTGTCGGGCTGCCACTACCAGTCGGCCACCAGCGCCTACCGCTTCGGCGCGGCGAGCACCACGTGCGGTGGCACCTACCCCATCAGCACGGATGCCACCCTGTCGCTGGGCGGCAACGGCTCGGTGTCCCCCAGCATCAACGGGTTCAACATCGATGCCCTGGCCTCCGATGCCAAGATGACGTTCAACCTCTGGTACGCCTTCGAGAAGGACTACGACGGTGCGTACCTCGCCTACAGCACCACGGCGGCCAATGGCCCCTGGACGGCCATCTCCGACACGGTGTCCACCACCCAGCCGTACATCGCGGCGGGCGGCTATGACGGCGCGCTCAGGAGCAACTCGACCATCCGCATCTGGACGACCCAGAACACGGGCGCCAACGGCGCGCTCAAGGCGGTCACCGTCAACCTGAAGGCGCTGGCGGGCAAGAAGGTGTGGTTCGCGTTCCGCTTCTACGCGGACAACCTCTACAACTACGAGGGTGTCTACGTGGACGACGTTCGCCTCAACGCGGACATCATCGCCAGCTGCACCACCAGCACGCCTCCTCCGGGCCCGGCCGTGAGCTACAAGATCACGGACCTCCCGGCCACCGCTCAGGCGGGCTCGCCGGTCACCTTCACGGTCACGGCGCTGGATGCCGTGGGCCAGACGGCGACCAGCTACACGGGCACGGCGTCCTTCCAGAGCTCGGATGCGCAGGCGGTGCTCCCGGCCAACACGGCCTTCACCGCGGGCGTTGCGAGCGGCGTGGGCATCACGTTCAAGACCCTGGGCAAGCAGACCGTGACCGCGACGGACACGTCGACCTCGTCCATCACCGGCAACGGCAGCACCACGGTCACCCCGGGTGCTCCCGCGGGCATCACGTTCACCGTGCAGCCCACCAACGTGGGCGCGGGTGTGTCCATCACGCCGGCCGTCAAGGTCGGACTGGTGGATGCGTTCGGCAACGCGGTGACCACCGGGACGAACAAGATCACCGTGGCGCTCGGCAACAACCCGACGGGTGCCAACCTGACCGGCACCGCCACGGTGGCGGCGGTCGCGGGTGTGGCCACCTTCACGGGGCTGTCGCTCGACAAGGTGGGGGTTGGCTACACGCTGACCGCCACCGTCGAGGGCATCGCAGGGGCGACTGCCACCAGCGCGGCGTTCTCGGTCGTCCCGGGTCCCGCGGCGAAGCTGGCCTTCATTCAGCAGCCCGCCAACGGCCCCGTGGGCATCCTGGCCCCGGTGCAGGTGGCCGTGCAGGACAAGTTCGGACACACCACCACCTCCACGGCCAACGTCACCATCGCGCTGGATGCCAATCCGGCCGGCGGGACGCTGACGGGGACCACCACGGTGGCGGCGGTCGCGGGCGTGGCCACCTTCAGCACCCTGAAGATCACCAAGATTGGCGCTGGCTACACGCTGGCGGCGACCTCGGGATCGCTCACCAAGGCGGTGAGCAGCCCGTTCGATCTGGGCGCGGCGCCTCCGTACCGGGCGCTCTTCACGGTGCAGCCGAGCAACACCACCGCGGGAACGCCGATCAGCCCGGCCGTGCAGGTCACCCTGTACGACGAGTTCGGTAACCTCTCGACGGGGGCCACGATCCCCGTGTCCATCGCGCTGGCCAGCAACCCGAGCGGCGCCTCGCTGAACGGCGTCACGACGGTCGTCCCGGTGAATGGCGTGGCGGTCTTCGACGACCTCGAGGTGGATCGCGCGGGCTCCAACTACACCCTGGTGGCGGGCGCCAGCGGCCTCTACCCGGACACGAGCAGGGGCTTCAACGTGGCCCCGGGTGACGGTGGGGCGGTGACCAAGCTGGTCTTCCGTGCTGCTCCGAGCACCGTCGTGGCCGGCGAGACGCTGTCTGCGGTTCAGGTGGAGCTGCAGGATGCCCAGGGCCGGGTCATCACCGGCGGCGCGCACACCGTGACGCTGCACCTCGGCGTCAACCCGACGGGGGTGCCGCTGCTGGGTGCCACCTCGGCCTCCACGGTCAATGGCGTGGCGACGTTCGACGACCTCTCGCTGCGCAAGGCCGGCACCGGCTACACGCTGCGGGCGAGCGCCGCGACGTTCCAGAGCGCGACGAGCGCGGCGTTCACGGTGACGCCGGCCGCGGCGGCCTCCTACAAGCTGGCGTTCCCCGCGAGCGTCCCGGCGGGTACGGACGTGACGCTCACGGCCACGGCTTACGATGCCTACCGCAACGTGGCCACCCCGTACGCGGGTGCGGCCAAGGTGACCAGCACGGATGCGGCGGCGACCTTCCCCGCCAACGTGCAGTTCGCCGACGGCAAGGCCAGCTTCACGGTGAAGTTCGCCACGGGTGGTTTGAACACCATCACCGTGACGGACGCGACCCTCGAGACCCTGTCCGCGTCGGTGCAGACCAACACCACGACGACGTCCACCGGCGACGGTGGCGGCGATGGTGGTGGCGATGACGATGACGACGACTCGGGTTGCAGCGCCACCTCCGGCACTGACGCCAGCATCTACCTGGGGCTGCTGGTCCTGGCGAAGTACGCGCTCGGACGCCGGCGCCGCGGGCAGCTCGCGGCCTGA
- a CDS encoding cytochrome c3 family protein has product MKPAGPLLRSPYVAWGAGVLVLATLVGLALRATAAEVAVPVPLAPVGYAGSSACQACHPEHSESWRRTFHRTMTQEATATSVVGDFNRASFTYAGITSRFLREGEHFVIETLDGQGRLRRQTVARTVGSRRVQQYLVREGDRYIRLPLAWNIEDRRWFHLTGGFLDPDGTDFNTHRAIWDANCIFCHNVKARPGYDWNRARFDSQVAELGIACEACHGPGTEHAARNTQPLRRYFLHYSDKADPSIVNPSRLNPLQQVQICGHCHGQRLPEPIGRIRQFLSEGDPYTAGENLSAYTQPLQRDSHLAGVEVTLRFWKDGTPRLSAYEYQGLLMSKDFQRGGLTCQHCHSMHEGDPKGMMTQAMRGPAACQSCHPDTVARAATHSRHPEGSSGTDCYACHMPKITYGIGTVHPTHHIQTPDPSRAWRHEMPEACTLCHTDRSARWAAQTLRQQQGLPPSEDLPNDPDFELAESVRALLSGDVVQRAVAAAALGDERSALTHPLARLWAVPFLLKALEDNYPSIRRLSWRSLQSLVARAGQVRPSLAASAQPLPRFDFQAPEEERNLVVRRWRQWWAAMASGDIPRPGPAVPLDAAMEPVESAVERLLRRRAIQPPIQIGE; this is encoded by the coding sequence ATGAAGCCCGCAGGCCCCCTCCTCCGCAGCCCCTATGTCGCGTGGGGCGCCGGTGTGTTGGTGCTCGCCACCCTTGTGGGCCTCGCGCTCCGGGCCACCGCCGCCGAGGTGGCGGTGCCCGTGCCCCTGGCGCCCGTCGGCTACGCGGGCTCCTCGGCCTGTCAGGCCTGCCATCCCGAGCACTCCGAGAGCTGGCGGCGCACCTTTCATCGGACGATGACCCAGGAAGCCACAGCCACCTCGGTGGTGGGAGATTTCAACAGGGCGAGCTTCACCTACGCGGGCATCACCTCCCGCTTCCTGCGCGAGGGGGAGCACTTCGTCATCGAGACGCTGGATGGCCAGGGCCGCCTGCGCCGGCAGACGGTGGCGCGCACCGTGGGCTCGCGGCGCGTGCAGCAGTACCTCGTCCGGGAGGGGGACCGATACATCCGCCTGCCGCTCGCTTGGAACATCGAGGACCGGCGCTGGTTTCACCTCACCGGCGGGTTCCTGGACCCCGATGGGACGGACTTCAACACCCACCGGGCGATCTGGGATGCCAACTGCATCTTCTGCCACAATGTCAAAGCCCGGCCCGGCTACGACTGGAACCGCGCCCGGTTCGACAGCCAGGTGGCGGAGCTGGGCATCGCCTGCGAGGCCTGCCATGGGCCGGGCACCGAGCACGCGGCTCGCAATACCCAACCGCTGCGGCGCTACTTCCTGCACTACTCGGACAAGGCCGATCCGTCGATCGTCAATCCCTCTCGGTTGAACCCCCTCCAGCAGGTCCAGATCTGTGGTCACTGCCACGGCCAGCGCCTCCCGGAGCCGATCGGGCGCATCCGCCAATTCCTCTCCGAGGGAGACCCCTACACGGCGGGCGAGAACCTCTCCGCCTATACCCAACCACTCCAGCGCGACAGCCACCTGGCGGGCGTGGAGGTGACCCTGCGTTTCTGGAAGGACGGGACGCCCCGCCTCAGTGCCTACGAATACCAGGGGCTGCTGATGTCCAAGGACTTCCAGCGCGGCGGGCTGACGTGCCAGCACTGCCACTCCATGCACGAGGGAGACCCCAAAGGGATGATGACCCAGGCCATGCGAGGGCCCGCGGCGTGCCAGTCCTGTCACCCGGACACCGTGGCCCGCGCGGCCACGCACAGCCGACACCCGGAAGGTTCCTCGGGAACCGACTGCTACGCCTGTCATATGCCCAAGATCACCTATGGCATCGGGACGGTGCACCCCACACACCACATCCAGACGCCCGATCCCTCCCGCGCCTGGCGCCACGAGATGCCCGAGGCCTGCACGCTCTGCCACACCGACCGGAGCGCGCGCTGGGCCGCGCAGACCCTGCGCCAGCAGCAGGGCCTGCCACCCTCCGAGGATCTGCCCAACGATCCAGACTTCGAACTGGCCGAGAGCGTGCGGGCCCTGCTCTCGGGAGATGTGGTGCAACGTGCCGTGGCCGCGGCGGCACTGGGGGACGAGCGCAGCGCGCTGACGCACCCCCTGGCGCGGCTGTGGGCCGTCCCATTTCTGCTGAAGGCCCTCGAAGACAATTACCCCTCCATCCGGCGCCTCTCCTGGCGCTCGCTCCAGTCGCTCGTGGCCCGTGCTGGCCAGGTGCGGCCATCGCTCGCGGCCTCCGCGCAGCCCCTTCCCCGCTTCGACTTCCAAGCCCCGGAGGAAGAACGGAACCTCGTGGTGCGGCGCTGGCGGCAATGGTGGGCGGCCATGGCCTCGGGTGATATTCCCCGGCCCGGCCCGGCGGTCCCCCTGGATGCCGCGATGGAGCCGGTCGAATCGGCCGTCGAGCGGCTCTTGCGGCGGCGCGCCATCCAGCCTCCCATCCAGATAGGCGAGTGA